One segment of Allorhodopirellula heiligendammensis DNA contains the following:
- a CDS encoding pyrophosphate--fructose-6-phosphate 1-phosphotransferase — MSVKRVGILTAGGLAPCLSSAIGALIQTYTETSPEVEIICYRSGYKGLLLGDSFVVTPDIRDKAAILHEHGGSPIGNSRVKLTNVDDCVKRGLVEPGQDPLQVAAERLRTDQVDVLHTIGGDDTNTTAADLAAFLAKNDYALTVVGLPKTIDNDVIPIQQSLGAWTAAEMGARFFENIVSEHSANPRMLIVHEVMGRNCGWLTAATAVKYRERLDHTKFLPAVGLTRQSVDVHGVYIPEMRFELESEAQRLRAVMDQHDCVNIFISEGAGVETIVEEMESRGEVVPRDAFGHYKLDAVNPGKWFGKQFAEMLGAEKTLIQKSGYYARAAAANQEDISLIGECARKAVECALAGDGGVIGQDEDQGGELRAIEFDRIKGGKPFDINVPWFGDLLAGIGQPKNAAVQTHHA, encoded by the coding sequence ATGTCGGTCAAACGCGTTGGAATCCTCACAGCGGGTGGGCTAGCTCCCTGCCTCTCGTCCGCCATTGGTGCGCTGATCCAGACGTACACTGAGACGTCTCCTGAAGTAGAGATTATCTGCTACCGTTCCGGCTACAAAGGATTGCTGTTGGGTGACAGTTTCGTCGTCACGCCTGACATTCGCGACAAGGCGGCAATCCTACACGAGCACGGCGGCAGTCCGATCGGTAACAGTCGCGTGAAATTGACCAACGTGGACGACTGCGTGAAACGGGGACTGGTTGAGCCCGGGCAAGACCCACTGCAGGTTGCTGCGGAGCGGCTTCGTACCGACCAAGTTGACGTGCTGCACACGATCGGTGGTGACGATACCAATACCACCGCAGCTGACCTGGCTGCTTTTCTGGCCAAGAATGACTACGCACTCACGGTGGTGGGGCTACCCAAGACCATCGACAACGACGTGATCCCGATCCAGCAGAGTTTGGGTGCGTGGACGGCCGCAGAGATGGGCGCGCGATTTTTCGAAAACATCGTGTCCGAACACAGTGCGAACCCGCGGATGTTGATTGTGCACGAAGTCATGGGACGAAACTGCGGATGGCTGACTGCTGCGACCGCCGTGAAGTATCGCGAGCGGCTCGATCATACAAAATTCCTGCCTGCCGTCGGATTGACTCGGCAGAGTGTCGACGTGCATGGCGTGTACATTCCTGAGATGCGATTTGAGCTGGAGTCAGAAGCTCAGCGTCTGCGGGCGGTCATGGATCAACACGATTGCGTCAATATTTTCATCTCTGAGGGAGCGGGGGTGGAGACAATCGTGGAGGAGATGGAATCGCGGGGTGAAGTGGTCCCACGCGATGCCTTCGGCCATTACAAGCTCGACGCGGTCAATCCGGGCAAGTGGTTCGGTAAACAGTTCGCCGAGATGCTTGGTGCCGAAAAGACTCTGATTCAGAAGAGCGGTTACTACGCCCGGGCCGCAGCCGCCAATCAGGAAGACATTTCCCTGATCGGTGAGTGTGCCCGTAAAGCAGTTGAGTGTGCTTTGGCCGGCGACGGCGGCGTGATCGGTCAGGACGAGGATCAGGGGGGCGAACTGCGTGCGATCGAATTCGACAGGATCAAAGGCGGCAAGCCATTCGATATCAATGTGCCTTGGTTTGGGGATCTTTTGGCAGGGATCGGGCAACCGAAGAATGCTGCGGTGCAAACTCATCACGCGTAG
- a CDS encoding serine/threonine-protein kinase, which yields MSAASIADAPPSPAGETQSVVPSPLMVADLGCPTAPLAATLGDYELHGELGRGGMGIVYEATQISLRRSVAIKTLPFAAVLDQQQVARFRNEAQAAASLHHPHIVPVYAVGCERGVHYYSMQLIDGDTLEHTLSALQANEAEKQRGEKLSELRREEAIQAAAQLTEELHHGDKPEKKTPAFAGQVTSRAVKDHGSTVQSVRDRRSIHSVVRLFVDVAAALDYAHEQGVVHRDIKPSNLLIDGSGKIWVADFGLARCRGAGNLTADGAALGTARYMSPEQVAGRPQAVDHRTDVYSLGITLYEMLTLQPAFSAPSREQLLRAVESQQPTPPRQLNSAIETDLETIVLKAIAKNKDDRYATAGDMAEDLRRYLDGLPTLARRPGKVDLAFRWALRHRQMVLLTLLIFTLAAGGLSVATVRAKHQALVARTNLRSAFDFFDRYSALAVTKMAKLPGGEVLMREMLLESQKFTGDFLFYANEDPTFVAETAKARLMQAAIASMLGDTKLAEEQYLRAIEQFEAIEQQHHADRALVAEHALCLHNLAAMRKKLGRYQDAMTLYERAAEMQQLAFSMPGADYPLVPNWAATQTNFAKLQWERGEIDVAIARMTQTESKLAHFMREAPHNVELRLPLVECRNALAGLMSESNPTLAEDLFRKNIAQLEDAPTMPPPPPQWSIAGAVDSRSEFASMSPVCQRAVAQNNLANLLTKKQAFTDAITLTTSAIETFRSVLSKNPDDRVVQQQLAVTLNNYGQILFSRQATGDTDEADAAFEQAQQSFEKLIAVDDSDPHLFSRLAGVLHNLAIVKQQRGELDLAVKDLTNAIEMQSIAVRKAPLNTVFRNYLQLHSESLDQLLHKINPSANSSVHGEQATTRRVGLDVFS from the coding sequence ATGAGTGCAGCTTCCATCGCCGACGCCCCCCCCTCGCCCGCAGGTGAGACCCAGTCGGTAGTCCCAAGTCCATTGATGGTTGCGGATTTAGGTTGCCCGACTGCGCCGTTGGCAGCCACGCTCGGCGACTATGAATTGCATGGTGAGCTCGGTCGCGGAGGAATGGGCATTGTTTATGAAGCCACGCAGATCTCATTGCGACGCAGCGTGGCTATCAAAACTCTGCCATTCGCCGCCGTCCTCGATCAGCAGCAGGTCGCTCGCTTCCGTAACGAAGCGCAGGCCGCCGCTTCATTGCATCATCCGCACATTGTTCCGGTCTATGCAGTCGGTTGTGAACGAGGCGTGCACTACTACAGCATGCAGCTGATCGATGGAGACACCCTCGAACACACCCTGTCGGCGCTACAGGCGAATGAGGCAGAGAAACAGCGGGGAGAAAAACTGTCGGAATTGCGCCGCGAAGAGGCGATCCAGGCCGCCGCACAGTTGACGGAGGAACTGCATCACGGAGACAAGCCCGAAAAGAAAACACCCGCTTTCGCGGGACAGGTGACCTCGCGAGCGGTGAAGGATCACGGCAGTACCGTACAGTCCGTACGAGATCGCCGCAGCATTCACTCGGTCGTCCGGTTGTTCGTTGATGTGGCCGCAGCGCTCGACTACGCGCACGAGCAAGGTGTCGTGCACCGCGACATTAAACCCTCCAATCTACTCATTGATGGATCGGGAAAGATTTGGGTTGCTGATTTTGGATTGGCACGGTGCCGCGGTGCCGGCAATCTGACCGCCGACGGAGCCGCTCTCGGGACCGCGCGGTACATGAGCCCCGAGCAGGTCGCGGGACGCCCGCAAGCCGTCGATCATCGGACGGACGTTTATTCGTTAGGCATCACCCTCTATGAAATGTTGACCTTGCAGCCGGCGTTCTCGGCGCCGTCGCGTGAGCAGCTATTGCGGGCAGTCGAATCTCAGCAACCCACACCACCGCGGCAGCTCAACTCAGCGATTGAGACGGATCTCGAAACGATCGTGCTGAAGGCCATCGCCAAGAATAAAGACGATCGATATGCCACTGCGGGAGATATGGCAGAGGACCTGCGTCGCTACTTGGATGGCCTCCCCACCCTCGCGAGACGTCCGGGCAAGGTGGACCTGGCGTTCCGCTGGGCCCTGCGTCATCGCCAAATGGTTCTGCTCACACTGCTAATCTTCACGCTTGCTGCAGGTGGGCTGTCGGTCGCCACAGTGCGGGCGAAACACCAAGCACTGGTCGCACGCACCAACCTGCGATCGGCTTTTGACTTTTTTGATCGCTATAGTGCATTGGCGGTCACCAAAATGGCAAAGTTGCCAGGTGGTGAGGTGTTGATGCGCGAGATGTTGCTGGAATCTCAAAAGTTTACGGGGGATTTCCTGTTCTACGCCAACGAGGATCCGACATTCGTAGCGGAAACTGCAAAGGCTCGCTTGATGCAAGCTGCCATCGCATCCATGCTGGGTGACACGAAGCTTGCTGAGGAGCAGTATCTCAGGGCGATTGAACAGTTTGAAGCGATTGAGCAGCAACACCACGCTGACCGCGCTTTGGTCGCCGAGCATGCGCTTTGTCTCCATAACCTCGCGGCGATGCGGAAGAAGCTCGGCCGATACCAGGATGCGATGACGCTCTACGAGCGTGCTGCTGAGATGCAACAACTGGCGTTTTCAATGCCCGGAGCTGATTATCCGTTGGTGCCAAACTGGGCAGCGACACAAACGAATTTTGCCAAACTGCAATGGGAGCGTGGTGAAATCGACGTCGCGATCGCACGAATGACGCAAACGGAATCCAAGCTCGCGCATTTCATGAGGGAGGCCCCACACAACGTGGAACTGCGTCTACCCTTGGTCGAATGCCGCAACGCACTCGCCGGGTTGATGTCCGAATCGAACCCCACACTCGCGGAAGACCTCTTCCGAAAAAACATTGCGCAGTTGGAGGACGCTCCCACCATGCCGCCCCCGCCTCCACAATGGAGCATCGCGGGCGCCGTCGATTCGAGAAGCGAATTTGCATCGATGTCGCCGGTATGTCAACGAGCGGTCGCGCAGAATAATTTGGCAAATTTGCTGACTAAAAAGCAGGCCTTTACTGACGCCATCACGCTGACAACGTCCGCAATCGAAACCTTTCGGAGCGTGCTATCGAAAAATCCCGACGATCGCGTGGTGCAGCAACAGCTAGCCGTAACGCTCAATAACTATGGTCAGATTCTCTTTAGCCGGCAGGCGACCGGTGACACTGACGAGGCGGACGCGGCATTTGAGCAAGCTCAGCAATCATTCGAAAAACTCATCGCCGTCGACGATAGCGATCCTCATTTGTTCAGCCGTCTGGCTGGCGTGCTGCACAATTTGGCCATCGTCAAACAGCAACGGGGGGAACTCGACCTGGCCGTGAAAGATTTAACCAATGCGATCGAGATGCAGTCCATAGCGGTGCGGAAGGCACCGCTCAACACCGTTTTTCGGAACTATCTGCAACTTCATAGCGAGTCGCTCGATCAGCTATTGCACAAAATCAATCCATCGGCAAACTCGTCAGTGCACGGTGAGCAGGCGACTACAAGGAGGGTAGGTCTCGATGTTTTCTCATAG